A genomic region of Methanothermobacter thermautotrophicus str. Delta H contains the following coding sequences:
- a CDS encoding methanogenesis marker 7 protein: MYETLTYQGGVHRHEEMKELIEDLGGFVLQENMLQMDLILTLAVPIDDVDKVREKARELLGKIKVAPMAGTEIAIVSPTLARHHLPHSACDISEYLRRYGAKDNMIGLARGAGKGISRISEDEKRLIEEHDLAVFALGSFEQCIKDKVHLFSDIKIPVVVTGSPDEIDLRDLPGADAYVGGLGRIPRRLKRGEDIRALRKLVEVVEGLLDKRSRDMAADPPLVPSILVKSEIENQVPAIKEVYSPTPVTSQLDGVRVKLNYDRYHEEIADVRVSDYRLGDISEIRKSMMYDYILVKLLPESSVIQ, encoded by the coding sequence ATGTATGAAACCTTAACGTATCAGGGCGGTGTGCATCGCCATGAGGAGATGAAGGAACTTATTGAGGACCTGGGGGGCTTTGTGCTCCAGGAGAACATGCTTCAGATGGACCTGATACTCACCCTGGCGGTACCAATAGATGATGTGGATAAGGTCAGGGAGAAGGCCAGGGAGCTCCTGGGGAAGATCAAGGTGGCCCCCATGGCAGGTACCGAGATAGCCATTGTCTCCCCGACCCTGGCAAGGCACCACCTTCCCCACTCTGCATGTGACATATCAGAGTACCTCAGGAGGTACGGTGCCAAGGATAACATGATAGGACTCGCCCGTGGCGCGGGTAAGGGCATTTCAAGAATATCTGAGGATGAGAAGAGGCTCATAGAGGAGCATGACCTCGCAGTGTTCGCCCTGGGGAGTTTTGAGCAGTGCATAAAGGATAAGGTCCACCTCTTCAGTGACATAAAGATCCCGGTGGTTGTCACCGGCTCCCCCGACGAGATTGACCTCAGGGATCTTCCAGGTGCAGACGCCTACGTTGGAGGACTTGGAAGAATACCCAGGAGGCTGAAGAGGGGAGAGGATATACGAGCGTTAAGGAAGCTTGTGGAGGTTGTTGAGGGACTCCTTGATAAGAGAAGTCGCGATATGGCTGCTGATCCACCTCTGGTCCCATCCATACTTGTGAAGAGCGAGATAGAGAACCAGGTACCTGCCATAAAGGAGGTGTACTCACCGACACCTGTCACCAGTCAGCTTGATGGTGTCCGTGTCAAACTCAACTATGACCGCTACCATGAGGAGATAGCCGACGTGAGGGTATCTGATTACCGGCTGGGGGATATCTCCGAGATCAGGAAGTCCATGATGTATGACTACATCCTGGTGAAGCTCCTCCCTGAGAGTTCAGTGATTCAGTGA
- a CDS encoding DUF134 domain-containing protein — protein MPRPRRFRRILGEPRVVTFSPEASDEETGVEITLDEFEAIRLRDYHDIKQKKAAEIMGISQPTFHRTLTSARGKIAAALVEGRPIILKGGDYITDRRRYKCMDCQFEWISPEKEYKKCPDCGSENINVVSAETIPRFGRGGYGRGFGAGRGAPRVCKCIECGYEAPKTPGVPCRTEKCPKCGAPMCGAD, from the coding sequence ATGCCTAGACCGAGAAGATTCAGAAGAATTCTTGGAGAACCCCGTGTGGTCACATTTTCTCCGGAAGCCAGTGACGAGGAGACAGGGGTTGAGATAACCCTCGATGAATTTGAGGCAATAAGGCTGAGGGACTACCATGACATCAAACAGAAAAAGGCCGCTGAGATAATGGGAATATCACAGCCAACATTCCACAGAACCCTGACATCAGCACGGGGTAAAATAGCAGCGGCTCTGGTCGAGGGCAGACCAATAATACTGAAGGGAGGTGATTACATCACAGACAGAAGAAGATACAAATGCATGGACTGCCAGTTCGAATGGATCTCACCTGAAAAGGAATACAAAAAATGTCCGGACTGCGGTTCAGAGAACATAAACGTCGTATCAGCCGAAACAATACCAAGGTTTGGCAGAGGCGGATACGGAAGGGGCTTTGGTGCTGGACGAGGAGCTCCACGTGTCTGCAAATGCATTGAATGTGGATACGAGGCACCTAAAACACCAGGCGTACCCTGCAGAACAGAGAAGTGTCCTAAGTGCGGAGCACCAATGTGCGGCGCCGACTGA
- a CDS encoding CPBP family intramembrane glutamic endopeptidase, giving the protein MEDFLNNVYLGRNDAWRYVMTVFMSFVASNVGAGLILGVIIAAVLLLKGGVGALGDLSSFSGPTLLIMVAIGFSASMFFLYVGLKFIHQRDFISAVNSRGYLDWRRILRGAGTWFLIVGVLDLVSVLADPSGVRFNFGSGFWWLLILSILAFPVQASFEEIFFRGYLMQGIWSVIKRPVPLIIINSAIFSVLHWWNGATLSMSLSITVSTFIIGLVLALVTLADDGVEMAMGVHIANNLYVSVIHSSPDAGLGNLPSLMVSPSDPYTAPLTLLLASAILVLILFRGRYQDLGRIFR; this is encoded by the coding sequence ATGGAGGATTTTCTGAACAACGTATACCTGGGAAGGAATGATGCATGGAGATATGTGATGACAGTATTTATGAGCTTCGTGGCATCCAATGTTGGAGCCGGCCTCATACTGGGTGTCATCATCGCAGCCGTCCTGCTACTTAAGGGTGGTGTGGGGGCGCTGGGGGACCTGTCATCCTTCAGCGGCCCCACCCTCCTCATAATGGTGGCCATAGGGTTTTCAGCTTCAATGTTCTTCCTCTATGTTGGACTGAAGTTCATTCACCAGAGGGATTTCATATCTGCAGTTAATTCGAGGGGATACCTTGACTGGCGGAGGATCCTGAGGGGCGCGGGCACATGGTTCCTCATAGTTGGTGTGCTTGATCTGGTATCGGTCCTTGCTGACCCATCAGGGGTCAGATTCAATTTTGGTTCAGGGTTCTGGTGGCTGCTAATCCTCTCCATACTGGCCTTCCCGGTCCAGGCATCCTTTGAGGAGATATTCTTCAGGGGCTACCTGATGCAGGGTATCTGGTCTGTCATAAAGAGGCCGGTGCCGCTCATAATCATCAATTCAGCGATATTCTCGGTCCTTCACTGGTGGAACGGCGCGACACTTAGCATGAGCCTTTCAATAACTGTCAGCACCTTCATCATAGGACTTGTGCTTGCACTGGTGACGCTGGCAGATGATGGTGTGGAGATGGCCATGGGTGTCCACATTGCAAACAATCTCTATGTGAGCGTCATACACAGCTCCCCTGACGCCGGTCTGGGGAACCTCCCATCCCTCATGGTGAGCCCATCAGATCCCTACACAGCTCCCCTGACCCTCCTCCTGGCTTCAGCAATCCTTGTCCTAATACTCTTCAGGGGCCGATACCAGGATTTAGGCAGGATATTCCGGTGA
- a CDS encoding metallophosphoesterase, which produces MKREIQVSVFLTFITLAYYLLNSLALEFLGLGFISIPLTILLPASILFERERPNPISRVTYIFSMLWLVFLIYLLTGWALVQFIWFFLDLPCLKILAVSLAALSVSYGVFRARKIEVKRVEIPFPVEESLRFVQLSDIHLGTVRSAGFLKEVSEAVRRVEAAAVLITGDLLDGSRPVDSSIISSLETGAPIFFVSGNHDTYSGDFRSTVSDAGIMCIDQSVIEFEGIQIIGVGYSMERHSLPAILDLLEFDEDRPVLLLHHLPVDWEDARERGVDLQLSGHTHGGQFYPFNIIVGLMFPFLRGLYSDSGGFLYVSEGTGTWGPPVRLGSSCEITVIDLVPFKEI; this is translated from the coding sequence ATGAAGAGGGAGATCCAGGTCTCTGTTTTCCTCACCTTCATCACACTTGCCTATTACCTTCTAAACAGCCTTGCTCTGGAATTTCTTGGGTTGGGGTTTATCAGCATCCCCCTGACCATCCTTCTCCCGGCATCAATCCTTTTTGAGAGGGAGAGACCGAACCCCATTTCCAGGGTCACCTACATTTTTTCAATGCTGTGGCTGGTCTTTCTGATCTATCTCCTCACGGGCTGGGCCCTAGTTCAGTTTATATGGTTCTTCCTGGATCTTCCATGCTTGAAGATCCTGGCTGTATCATTGGCTGCACTCAGTGTCTCATATGGTGTATTCAGGGCCAGAAAAATTGAGGTTAAGCGTGTTGAGATTCCCTTTCCTGTTGAGGAGAGCTTGAGGTTCGTCCAGCTATCAGACATTCACCTGGGAACGGTACGATCTGCTGGTTTCCTTAAAGAGGTATCCGAGGCTGTCAGGAGGGTTGAAGCGGCAGCGGTTTTAATAACAGGGGACCTTCTGGATGGTTCAAGGCCTGTGGATTCCAGCATTATATCATCCCTTGAAACAGGAGCACCGATATTTTTTGTTTCGGGTAATCATGATACCTATTCGGGTGACTTCAGATCAACTGTTTCTGATGCAGGCATAATGTGTATTGATCAGTCTGTCATCGAATTTGAGGGTATACAGATAATAGGTGTTGGTTATTCTATGGAGAGGCATTCGCTCCCGGCCATACTCGACTTACTTGAATTTGATGAGGATAGGCCAGTGTTGCTCCTCCATCATCTGCCGGTGGACTGGGAGGATGCCAGGGAGCGTGGTGTTGACCTTCAGCTTTCTGGTCACACCCACGGCGGACAGTTCTACCCCTTCAACATCATCGTGGGACTGATGTTCCCATTTCTGAGGGGACTTTATTCTGATTCAGGGGGGTTCCTCTATGTTTCGGAGGGCACAGGTACATGGGGTCCACCTGTACGTCTCGGATCATCCTGTGAGATAACGGTTATTGACCTGGTCCCTTTTAAGGAGATATGA
- a CDS encoding tRNA (guanine(10)-N(2))-dimethyltransferase — protein sequence MITVNEGSVTIRVPDFSKVSARAPVFYNPAMEFNRDVSVVALQVFQRLLGGEISVADTFSGSGIRAIRYLVEVEGVSEAFANDINPLAVECIKNNSVINSVSPEVSREDASIFLRSNHGRFDVIDIDPFGTPAPFMDSAAASARNNSLLAVTATDTSSLCGTYIKPCLRKYSSRPLKTEYCHETGLRILAGFTAMNLARYRKAASVLLSHSSQHYMRLYIRVRRGARRADESIRNIGFMLHCFRCLHHEHVNGFAPLKRECPHCGAEMDVAGPLWVGDIQDSKFIGEMIGEVENKELNTAGDVLKLLKGCLDEAGMPPGFYDIHEVCSKLGRSAPPLRDVMDGLEAAGFRVSRTHIRPTGIRTDAGIGEIEEVLAGLMPE from the coding sequence ATGATAACGGTAAATGAGGGTTCAGTCACCATAAGGGTCCCTGATTTCAGTAAGGTCTCGGCCAGGGCACCTGTATTCTACAACCCTGCCATGGAGTTCAACAGGGATGTGTCAGTGGTCGCGCTCCAGGTTTTCCAGAGACTCCTCGGTGGGGAGATTAGCGTTGCAGACACCTTCTCAGGAAGCGGTATAAGGGCCATAAGGTATCTGGTTGAGGTTGAAGGAGTCTCTGAGGCCTTTGCAAATGACATAAACCCGCTTGCAGTTGAATGCATAAAAAATAACTCAGTGATAAACTCGGTGTCCCCTGAGGTCAGCAGAGAGGACGCCAGCATCTTCCTCAGGAGTAACCATGGCCGCTTTGATGTTATAGACATCGACCCCTTCGGGACCCCTGCACCCTTCATGGACTCTGCGGCGGCTTCTGCAAGGAACAATTCACTCCTTGCTGTTACAGCCACCGACACCTCAAGCCTCTGCGGCACCTACATAAAGCCCTGTCTGAGGAAGTACTCCTCAAGGCCCCTTAAAACAGAGTACTGCCATGAGACGGGACTGAGGATACTCGCAGGCTTCACAGCCATGAACCTTGCAAGGTACAGGAAGGCGGCCTCGGTACTCCTCTCCCACAGCAGCCAGCACTACATGAGGCTATACATCCGCGTGAGGAGGGGTGCAAGAAGGGCCGATGAATCCATCAGGAATATCGGATTCATGCTTCACTGCTTCAGATGCCTTCACCATGAACACGTGAATGGATTTGCGCCCCTGAAACGTGAGTGCCCCCACTGCGGTGCCGAAATGGATGTGGCCGGCCCCCTCTGGGTCGGTGATATCCAGGACAGTAAATTCATCGGTGAGATGATAGGGGAGGTTGAGAACAAGGAACTCAACACGGCCGGAGATGTCCTTAAACTTCTGAAGGGATGTCTTGATGAAGCAGGGATGCCCCCTGGATTCTATGATATCCATGAGGTCTGCAGTAAGCTTGGAAGGAGTGCACCACCTCTGAGGGATGTTATGGATGGTCTTGAGGCGGCCGGTTTCAGGGTTTCAAGGACCCATATAAGGCCGACGGGTATAAGGACCGACGCCGGTATAGGGGAGATTGAGGAGGTCCTGGCAGGACTCATGCCGGAATAG
- a CDS encoding TIGR00269 family protein has product MDVQEFNHRIMGRIRGLIEGHELIKPGEHIAVALSGGKDSVLTLHALSDLRSDLDFELTAITVDEGIGGYRSEGVMVARENAELLGVELIERSFRDEFNFELDSVTDRFSSPCIPCGVFRRWILNRTAREIGASKIATGHNMDDEIQSFIMSLARGDVRKFSKFGPELQRIHPAMVPRIKPLWSTPESEVRLWAVLNDVKVHLDSCPYSDLSMRSRIRDFLNHLESEKQGVKLRVMESLSRTFLPLSETEGLRECLRCGEPSSGDKCKACEFLELIKS; this is encoded by the coding sequence ATGGATGTTCAGGAATTCAATCACAGAATCATGGGAAGGATCAGGGGACTTATAGAGGGTCATGAACTCATAAAACCCGGTGAACATATTGCAGTAGCACTCTCAGGCGGAAAGGACAGTGTACTGACACTGCACGCCCTCTCAGATCTCAGGAGTGACCTTGATTTTGAGCTCACAGCCATAACCGTCGACGAGGGGATAGGGGGCTACCGAAGTGAGGGTGTTATGGTGGCAAGGGAGAACGCAGAACTCCTTGGAGTTGAACTCATAGAGAGGTCATTCAGGGACGAATTCAATTTTGAACTGGACAGTGTCACTGATAGATTCAGCAGCCCCTGCATACCCTGCGGTGTCTTCAGGCGATGGATACTCAACAGGACGGCACGTGAGATAGGTGCCTCAAAGATTGCAACGGGCCACAACATGGATGATGAGATCCAGTCCTTCATCATGAGCCTCGCAAGGGGTGATGTGCGGAAATTCTCAAAATTCGGTCCAGAACTTCAGAGGATACACCCGGCAATGGTGCCGCGCATAAAACCCCTCTGGAGCACGCCTGAGAGTGAGGTGAGGCTGTGGGCTGTTCTCAATGATGTGAAGGTCCACCTTGACTCCTGTCCCTACTCTGACCTCTCCATGAGGTCAAGGATAAGGGACTTCCTCAACCATCTTGAATCAGAAAAACAGGGTGTAAAGTTAAGGGTGATGGAATCACTCAGCAGGACCTTCCTGCCCCTCAGTGAAACCGAGGGCCTCAGGGAGTGCCTGAGGTGCGGGGAACCTTCATCAGGGGATAAGTGTAAGGCCTGCGAGTTCCTGGAACTCATAAAAAGCTGA
- a CDS encoding DegT/DnrJ/EryC1/StrS family aminotransferase translates to MIPVATPIIDEEEIQEVIKVLKSGFIAQGPRVAEFEEKFAAYVGTEHAVATSSGTTALHLALLAAGVGKGDEVITTPFSFAATANAALYVGATPVFADIDPLTYNIDPERIEELITPSTRAIIPVHLYGQPADMDPIMDLAADHDILVIEDAAQAHGAEYHGRKVGSMGDAACFSFYPTKNITTGEGGIITTDDDEIAEMARILRAHGETERYRHTYLGYNFRMTDISAAIGIAQLGKLEEFNSRRIENAAYLTSQLGDLEGVSTPHIAAGVRHVFHQYTLRVPGSRDELMGFLNERGVGTGIHYPRPIYRQELYQRLGFDARCPVSEAAAAEVLSIPVHPALTGEELERVAGTVREFFE, encoded by the coding sequence ATGATACCGGTTGCTACTCCAATAATCGATGAAGAGGAAATTCAGGAAGTCATAAAGGTACTTAAATCGGGTTTTATCGCGCAGGGACCCAGGGTGGCTGAATTCGAGGAGAAATTTGCGGCCTATGTGGGAACAGAGCATGCAGTTGCAACGAGTTCAGGGACAACAGCCCTTCATCTGGCCCTCCTCGCCGCTGGAGTTGGAAAGGGGGATGAGGTAATAACAACCCCCTTCAGTTTCGCTGCAACAGCAAACGCAGCCCTCTACGTCGGAGCCACACCAGTATTCGCAGATATAGACCCCCTGACATATAATATAGATCCTGAGAGGATAGAGGAACTCATAACACCCAGCACAAGGGCGATAATACCGGTCCACCTCTATGGCCAGCCCGCAGACATGGACCCCATAATGGACCTTGCAGCTGACCATGACATCCTGGTCATTGAGGATGCTGCACAGGCCCACGGAGCAGAGTATCATGGAAGGAAAGTCGGTTCCATGGGCGATGCCGCCTGTTTCAGCTTCTACCCCACAAAGAACATCACAACAGGTGAGGGCGGAATCATAACAACTGATGACGATGAGATAGCTGAGATGGCACGTATACTCAGGGCCCATGGGGAGACAGAACGCTACAGGCACACATACCTGGGATACAACTTCCGCATGACTGACATCTCAGCCGCCATCGGGATAGCCCAGCTCGGAAAACTCGAGGAGTTCAACAGCAGGCGAATTGAAAATGCAGCTTACCTCACATCCCAGCTGGGGGACCTTGAGGGAGTATCAACACCCCACATTGCAGCTGGGGTCAGGCACGTCTTTCACCAGTACACCCTGCGGGTTCCAGGCTCAAGGGATGAACTCATGGGCTTCCTCAATGAGAGGGGTGTGGGTACAGGCATCCACTATCCCAGACCAATCTACAGGCAGGAACTGTACCAGAGACTGGGCTTTGATGCCAGATGCCCGGTGAGTGAGGCGGCTGCAGCGGAGGTCCTCTCAATACCGGTACACCCTGCCCTAACCGGTGAGGAGCTTGAGAGGGTCGCAGGCACGGTCAGGGAATTTTTTGAGTAA
- a CDS encoding MTH1187 family thiamine-binding protein produces MITAELTVIPLGTCSTSLSSYVAAAVEALKKLNVRYEISGMGTLLEAEDLDELMEAVKAAHEAVLQAGSDRVYTTLKIDDRRDADRGLRDKVESVKEKI; encoded by the coding sequence ATGATTACCGCAGAACTCACCGTGATACCCCTGGGTACATGCAGCACCTCCCTCAGCAGCTATGTGGCAGCTGCCGTCGAAGCCCTCAAGAAGCTGAATGTGAGGTATGAGATCTCAGGAATGGGGACACTGCTTGAGGCTGAAGACCTTGATGAACTCATGGAGGCTGTCAAGGCCGCACATGAGGCAGTCCTCCAGGCGGGTTCAGATAGGGTCTACACAACCCTCAAGATCGATGATAGAAGGGATGCCGACAGGGGTTTAAGGGATAAGGTTGAATCTGTGAAGGAAAAGATTTAG
- the comB gene encoding 2-phosphosulfolactate phosphatase: protein MRIRLSFERPEGSGLCIMVDLLRASATITAALDRFREVIPVADIEEAMEYSRKGYLVAGERGGETLPGFIANSPLEVKNYRGDVLVLTTSNGTRILESVKSDALVGCLNNLDAVAEAARELSDEVEVVMAGVNGRFAIEDFLCAGEIIAAIDGEMDEYAEASVLAVQDRSLVDDAIRRSRSAERLGGLGFMDDVEYCIKRNITGNVPVYRDGRIELMEEIRRLH, encoded by the coding sequence ATGAGAATAAGGCTAAGCTTTGAAAGACCGGAAGGCAGTGGACTGTGCATAATGGTGGATCTCCTCAGGGCAAGTGCAACCATCACAGCAGCCCTTGACCGGTTCAGGGAGGTGATCCCTGTCGCTGACATTGAAGAGGCCATGGAGTACTCAAGGAAGGGCTACCTCGTTGCCGGTGAACGTGGAGGTGAGACGCTCCCAGGATTCATAGCAAATTCCCCCCTTGAAGTTAAGAATTACAGGGGAGATGTGCTGGTGCTAACCACCAGTAACGGCACAAGGATCCTTGAATCCGTTAAGTCAGATGCCCTTGTGGGGTGCCTCAACAACCTCGATGCGGTAGCTGAGGCTGCAAGGGAACTTTCAGATGAAGTAGAGGTGGTTATGGCCGGTGTTAATGGGAGATTTGCCATAGAGGATTTCCTCTGCGCCGGTGAAATAATAGCAGCCATCGATGGTGAAATGGACGAGTATGCAGAGGCCTCGGTGCTTGCAGTTCAGGACAGATCACTGGTTGATGATGCCATCCGCAGATCCAGATCGGCTGAAAGGCTGGGAGGCCTTGGATTCATGGATGACGTTGAGTACTGCATCAAGAGGAACATAACAGGGAACGTTCCAGTCTACCGTGATGGGAGAATAGAACTCATGGAGGAAATCCGGAGGCTGCATTGA
- a CDS encoding DUF1922 domain-containing protein — translation MYIIFRCDCGRALYSREGAKTRKCVCGRTVNVKDRRIFGRADDFEEASELVRKLQEEKYGSCHFTNPSKRE, via the coding sequence ATGTACATAATATTCAGATGCGACTGTGGAAGGGCCCTCTACTCAAGGGAGGGTGCGAAGACCCGGAAATGCGTCTGTGGGAGAACCGTGAATGTCAAAGATAGGCGCATATTTGGAAGGGCCGATGACTTCGAGGAAGCATCAGAACTGGTAAGAAAACTGCAGGAAGAGAAATATGGCTCCTGCCATTTCACAAATCCATCAAAAAGGGAATAG
- a CDS encoding GTPBP1 family GTP-binding protein, whose protein sequence is MIEDLRSFTSPGERRNIEFKKALSARYHLKMDRKKGLISQMKYRMERGDGRAVYLLGVEDSGEPVGLPADKLDESVEVLRTLSSEIGAVVEEVNLHEGTEGMVAEVIISRKTKTAREHLLVGVAGHVDHGKSTLLGTLTTGTPDDGSGKTRIFLDVQKHEIERGLSADLSFAIYGFRDGRPMRLKNPLDRKEKSRLMDEADRVISFVDTVGHEPWLRTTIRGIVGQKLDYGLLTVAADEGPTHITREHLGIMIAMELPVIVVLTKCDMAADENRRGVREKISELLKLVGRIPFHVKSLDAAAGIAGKMNQHIVPIIETSSVTGEGLEILDELFLNLRVRRDVNGDEEPFLMYIDKIYSIRGVGTVVSGTIQQGLVRKGDTLLLGPLKTGKFREVTVKSIEMHHYRIGCAEPGHIVGISISGASPDEIERGMILAHPDYDPEAVREFEAEVAILVHPTTIKAGYESVTHIETIAETTVLEPLDSDFMSAGDRGRVRMRFKYRPHHVREGQKIIFREGRSKGIGSVTRILG, encoded by the coding sequence ATGATAGAAGACCTCAGATCATTCACATCCCCTGGCGAGAGAAGGAACATAGAATTCAAGAAGGCCCTCTCAGCCAGGTATCACCTGAAGATGGACCGTAAGAAGGGCCTCATATCCCAGATGAAGTACCGTATGGAACGGGGTGACGGTAGGGCAGTGTACCTGCTGGGTGTGGAGGACAGCGGTGAACCGGTTGGCCTCCCTGCTGATAAACTGGATGAGTCAGTTGAGGTCCTCAGAACCCTCAGCAGTGAGATAGGTGCTGTTGTGGAGGAGGTTAACCTCCATGAGGGTACAGAGGGTATGGTGGCGGAGGTCATAATCTCAAGGAAGACGAAGACAGCGAGGGAGCACCTCCTCGTGGGGGTCGCCGGCCACGTGGACCACGGTAAGAGCACACTCCTCGGGACCCTCACAACAGGCACCCCTGATGATGGGAGCGGTAAGACGAGGATATTCCTTGATGTCCAGAAGCATGAAATAGAGAGGGGTCTATCGGCTGATCTGTCCTTTGCAATCTACGGCTTCAGGGACGGCAGGCCTATGAGGCTCAAAAACCCCCTTGACAGGAAGGAGAAATCACGTCTCATGGACGAGGCTGACAGGGTCATATCCTTCGTTGACACCGTCGGCCATGAACCCTGGCTTCGAACAACCATAAGGGGGATTGTGGGTCAGAAACTCGACTACGGACTCCTCACAGTGGCAGCCGATGAGGGGCCTACACACATAACAAGGGAGCACCTCGGTATAATGATCGCAATGGAGCTCCCGGTGATCGTGGTCCTCACAAAGTGTGATATGGCAGCCGATGAGAACAGGAGGGGTGTGAGGGAGAAGATATCCGAACTGCTTAAACTGGTTGGCAGGATCCCCTTCCATGTTAAGAGCCTGGACGCTGCAGCCGGGATAGCAGGTAAGATGAACCAGCACATAGTCCCCATAATCGAGACCTCCTCGGTTACAGGGGAGGGCCTTGAAATCCTCGATGAGCTCTTCCTCAACCTCAGGGTCCGGCGCGATGTTAACGGGGATGAAGAACCATTCCTCATGTACATAGACAAGATATATTCCATCAGGGGTGTTGGTACCGTTGTCAGCGGGACAATTCAGCAGGGACTTGTCAGGAAGGGTGACACCCTCCTCCTGGGGCCCCTCAAGACCGGTAAATTCAGGGAGGTCACCGTCAAATCAATAGAGATGCACCACTACAGGATAGGCTGTGCAGAACCAGGCCACATCGTCGGCATATCCATATCCGGGGCCTCGCCGGATGAGATAGAGAGGGGTATGATACTGGCACACCCTGACTATGATCCCGAAGCTGTGAGGGAATTCGAGGCAGAGGTTGCCATACTGGTGCATCCAACAACCATAAAGGCGGGCTATGAGAGTGTGACCCACATTGAAACCATAGCCGAGACAACCGTTCTTGAACCCCTTGACTCTGATTTCATGTCTGCAGGTGACAGGGGCAGGGTGAGGATGAGGTTCAAGTACAGGCCCCACCATGTGAGGGAGGGTCAGAAGATAATCTTCCGTGAGGGAAGGAGCAAGGGCATAGGTTCGGTGACAAGGATCCTGGGATAA
- a CDS encoding TraB/GumN family protein, with translation MKELRIIGTAHVSSESIDEVRRTILEMEPDVVAVELDPERYRRLMDEKLGVQRDEPSLREALRHGNIGVILAGWFLTYFQRKVGEDLGVQPGSEMLAAIEAAHEVGAGLALIDRDIGLTMQRSIKSMGRMEKLRFFAGIIRSFLWKDDPKDIEDLKSDDTLLEVMEEFRKISPAAYRVLVEERDAFMAHRLLSIEEDRVVAVVGAGHRRGIEEYLQNPQELPPLDELMKIPR, from the coding sequence ATGAAGGAACTCAGGATCATAGGAACCGCGCATGTATCAAGTGAAAGTATAGATGAGGTCAGAAGGACCATCCTTGAGATGGAACCAGACGTCGTTGCAGTTGAACTGGACCCTGAGAGATACCGCAGACTCATGGATGAAAAACTCGGGGTTCAGAGGGATGAACCATCCCTTCGGGAAGCTCTGCGCCATGGTAACATTGGAGTGATCCTTGCGGGCTGGTTTTTAACCTACTTCCAGCGGAAGGTTGGTGAGGACCTGGGCGTACAACCAGGCTCAGAGATGCTGGCAGCCATAGAGGCCGCCCATGAGGTGGGGGCGGGCCTTGCACTCATCGACCGTGACATCGGACTGACCATGCAGAGGTCCATTAAATCCATGGGGAGGATGGAAAAACTCAGGTTCTTCGCAGGGATAATAAGATCATTCCTCTGGAAGGATGACCCGAAGGACATCGAGGACCTCAAAAGTGATGACACCCTCCTTGAGGTTATGGAGGAGTTCAGGAAGATCTCCCCGGCAGCCTACCGCGTCCTCGTTGAGGAGAGGGATGCCTTCATGGCCCACAGACTGCTCTCAATCGAGGAGGACAGGGTGGTGGCTGTTGTGGGCGCGGGTCACCGCAGGGGTATAGAGGAGTACCTCCAGAACCCCCAGGAACTACCACCCCTCGATGAACTCATGAAGATACCCCGCTGA